In Nitrospinota bacterium, a single genomic region encodes these proteins:
- a CDS encoding NADH-quinone oxidoreductase subunit N has translation MPIQIPSVNLLAIAPELLLTAVACCVLIMDVFSTKKGGAYLAYFTFAGLATAMAIALAPQAETFSTFSGMYSVDRFSQFFKVIFLMGTMLTVLISVRYAHDNRINHGEYYALLLFATTGMMFMGAGKDMMTIFLGLELLSISLYVLVGYTRTRLESNEASLKYFLLGAFATGFLLYGMALIYGITGETNLPKIAAKLAENTENRVILTIAMGMLLVGFGFKIGAVPFHQWTPDVYQGAPIPITAFMSAGPKAAGLAALLRVFVEAFNYSQVSWTIWIALLAVLTMTVGNVAALVQKDLKRMLAFSSIAHAGYALVGVSAANSDGLSSVMYYLLVYTFMNIGAFGIFTLVARQNEQDTSVESFRGFAYTNPLLAAAMTIFIFSLAGIPPMAGFLAKFYVFMSAVAAGKVGLVLVAVLNSAIGVYYYLRVVVVMYMKDAESGVEIPKASPSLVAATILAVFAIMKLGISPGYYLEMASKAFLTF, from the coding sequence ATGCCTATACAGATACCATCGGTAAATCTTCTGGCGATCGCGCCGGAGCTTCTCCTCACGGCTGTTGCGTGTTGCGTGCTGATAATGGACGTCTTCTCCACAAAGAAGGGTGGAGCATATCTTGCCTATTTCACCTTTGCCGGTCTCGCGACCGCAATGGCGATAGCGCTTGCGCCGCAGGCGGAGACGTTCTCCACGTTTTCGGGGATGTACTCGGTTGACAGGTTCAGTCAGTTTTTCAAAGTGATCTTTCTGATGGGGACGATGCTCACGGTTCTGATATCGGTGAGATACGCTCATGACAACCGGATAAATCACGGAGAGTATTACGCGCTCCTTCTTTTCGCTACGACCGGCATGATGTTCATGGGCGCCGGCAAAGATATGATGACCATCTTCCTCGGGCTGGAGCTTCTCTCCATTTCGCTTTACGTCCTTGTAGGATATACAAGGACAAGGCTGGAATCGAACGAGGCGTCGCTGAAATACTTCCTGCTTGGCGCGTTCGCTACCGGTTTCCTTCTGTACGGCATGGCGCTGATCTACGGGATAACGGGTGAGACCAATCTTCCGAAGATCGCCGCAAAGCTCGCGGAGAATACTGAGAACAGGGTCATCCTCACCATCGCGATGGGTATGCTTCTGGTTGGTTTCGGCTTCAAGATAGGCGCGGTGCCTTTCCATCAGTGGACGCCAGATGTCTATCAGGGCGCGCCGATCCCGATCACCGCATTTATGTCGGCAGGGCCGAAGGCGGCTGGGCTCGCCGCGCTCCTCAGGGTTTTCGTTGAGGCTTTCAATTACTCCCAGGTGAGCTGGACCATCTGGATAGCCCTCCTCGCGGTCCTTACCATGACGGTCGGAAACGTGGCGGCGCTGGTTCAGAAGGATCTAAAGAGAATGCTCGCATTTTCATCGATCGCCCACGCGGGGTACGCTCTTGTCGGTGTTTCCGCGGCGAACAGCGACGGCCTGTCGTCGGTCATGTACTACCTCCTTGTATACACCTTCATGAATATCGGCGCGTTCGGGATCTTCACCCTTGTGGCAAGACAGAACGAGCAGGATACGAGCGTGGAGTCGTTCAGGGGATTCGCATATACAAATCCGCTCCTTGCGGCGGCAATGACGATATTCATTTTTTCACTTGCGGGAATACCGCCAATGGCCGGGTTCCTGGCGAAGTTCTATGTATTCATGTCGGCGGTCGCCGCAGGTAAGGTAGGTCTCGTTCTTGTTGCCGTGCTGAATTCGGCGATAGGGGTGTACTACTATTTGAGGGTCGTTGTCGTCATGTACATGAAGGATGCCGAATCGGGGGTCGAGATTCCCAAAGCGTCACCTTCTCTCGTGGCCGCGACTATCCTTGCGGTCTTCGCCATAATGAAGCTAGGCATTTCACCGGGGTATTATCTCGAGATGGCCAGCAAGGCGTTCTTGACCTTCTAG
- a CDS encoding flagellar hook protein FlgE, producing the protein MSLQSAMGTGVSGILTMGNSMNVIGDNIANVNTIGYKANRSIFSDILANSLANGSTIMQMGRGVYTHDISPSWAQGSFETTGNATDVAIQGDGFFRVYDEPNQSFYYTRAGQFTIDDRGRLVNPNNFVVQGRKITTTIAGSSTVSGLQSNIDLAGVQSMPRATSNFKIGLNLNASASAGTTFNTSFDTYNNLGERITLNFALTKASALNWDYAITSSSGTITSGATGTLVFNTTGNLLSSASGGVTPPPVAINNFTTTGAGAISMNWLTLQPNGTSYADITSYVAPSTTTFIEQDGYSNGVLKGLSVGTDGVVTGLFSNGQTDPLYQLVVTKFTSPWGLERMGGSLYAETADSGQPIFGSAGIGGLGTILGSALELSNVDLASEFVKMIQHQRAYQAASRIITTTDDMLTEAVNLKR; encoded by the coding sequence ATGAGTCTACAAAGCGCAATGGGAACCGGAGTCAGTGGCATACTGACAATGGGAAACTCTATGAACGTAATAGGCGATAACATCGCCAACGTGAACACGATCGGATACAAGGCCAACCGGTCTATATTTTCCGACATACTTGCCAACTCGCTGGCGAATGGAAGCACCATCATGCAGATGGGACGCGGCGTCTATACCCACGATATCTCACCGAGCTGGGCACAAGGCTCGTTTGAAACAACCGGAAACGCCACGGACGTCGCCATTCAGGGTGACGGGTTTTTCCGTGTATACGATGAGCCCAACCAGTCCTTCTATTACACAAGAGCGGGACAGTTTACGATAGATGACAGAGGAAGACTTGTGAATCCGAACAATTTCGTTGTTCAGGGGCGCAAGATCACTACAACCATAGCCGGTAGCTCCACTGTTTCCGGCCTCCAGTCCAATATCGATCTGGCGGGCGTGCAGTCGATGCCGCGCGCGACGTCGAATTTCAAAATCGGGCTGAACCTGAACGCATCGGCAAGCGCTGGCACCACATTCAATACAAGCTTCGATACATACAATAATCTTGGTGAAAGGATCACTCTGAACTTCGCTCTCACAAAAGCGTCGGCGCTTAACTGGGATTACGCGATCACATCATCGTCAGGCACTATTACTTCGGGCGCGACCGGAACCCTTGTATTCAACACAACTGGCAACCTCCTCTCGTCCGCTTCAGGCGGCGTTACTCCCCCTCCGGTCGCCATAAACAACTTTACGACTACCGGCGCGGGTGCGATCAGCATGAACTGGCTGACGCTTCAGCCGAACGGAACATCGTATGCCGACATAACAAGCTATGTCGCCCCTTCGACAACAACATTTATCGAACAGGACGGATACTCGAACGGAGTATTGAAAGGCCTTTCGGTAGGTACCGACGGGGTCGTGACCGGGCTATTCTCAAACGGACAGACCGATCCTCTCTACCAGCTTGTCGTGACGAAATTCACAAGTCCGTGGGGACTAGAAAGGATGGGCGGATCGCTCTACGCGGAAACAGCCGATTCGGGTCAGCCGATATTCGGCTCCGCGGGTATCGGCGGTCTTGGCACCATCCTCGGTTCCGCGCTTGAACTTTCAAACGTCGATCTGGCGTCTGAGTTCGTAAAGATGATACAGCACCAGCGCGCCTACCAGGCCGCGTCGCGAATCATCACGACGACAGACGATATGCTTACAGAAGCAGTTAACCTGAAACGTTAG
- a CDS encoding flagellar hook assembly protein FlgD — translation MNTAATTGTQTAGASATTAASKARKEAMMGKDQFLTLLLAQLKNQDPLSPMDNTEFTAQMAQFSSLEQLFSVNDNLVGLQTLSSSLNNTQALNIIGKEIEANGNSIHVGSGIASDISYELPFEASAVTVNILDKDGNVIRSLDQGHTRAGKQTIKWDAKDHKGNPVPAGIYAYSVNAVDGNGTSIDASTYTRGLVTGISMVNGITQLHVGGNRVMMGDVNQITEPGATQAKPKI, via the coding sequence ATGAATACGGCGGCAACAACAGGTACTCAAACAGCTGGCGCAAGCGCAACAACGGCGGCAAGCAAAGCTAGAAAAGAGGCGATGATGGGGAAGGATCAGTTTCTGACTCTTCTTCTCGCGCAGTTGAAAAATCAGGACCCTCTTTCCCCGATGGACAATACTGAATTCACCGCACAGATGGCGCAGTTCAGCTCGCTTGAACAGCTGTTCAGCGTGAACGACAACCTTGTAGGACTGCAGACGCTTTCAAGCTCGCTTAACAACACACAGGCATTGAACATCATCGGCAAAGAGATTGAAGCAAACGGAAATTCGATACACGTCGGAAGCGGCATCGCTTCTGATATCTCATATGAACTTCCATTTGAAGCGTCCGCAGTTACAGTCAACATTTTGGACAAGGACGGCAACGTGATAAGAAGCCTGGATCAGGGCCACACCCGCGCCGGCAAACAGACCATCAAGTGGGATGCGAAAGATCACAAAGGAAATCCGGTACCGGCCGGAATATACGCTTACAGCGTGAATGCCGTTGACGGCAACGGCACATCCATCGATGCAAGCACATACACCCGTGGATTAGTGACCGGTATCAGCATGGTGAACGGTATCACCCAGCTCCACGTTGGAGGCAACAGGGTAATGATGGGTGATGTAAATCAAATAACTGAGCCTGGCGCAACCCAGGCCAAGCCAAAAATATAA
- a CDS encoding flagellar hook-length control protein FliK: MKQDMKVDLNMFMGVAQQAGLFSNSMGKSNANESFQAVFENSLESSANHRLEARESVKPKTSSENTHKSRNIDPKRSVMERAKSVIEKSENSPATENNAQTETVNPQGEDVKTVSETSNTENTATEAVKSVDKKTITMAELAEKLNLSDEQLSKLSALLGISVQELAEVEIQIDKNSNNSLMAVLQNGETIDLNELIASQMDIQTDAELVAGADATEKLAKLLDLSTEQADALASELKIESIQIENKSASGNDTKERNNSPFLSGKAAESKVTQDEFKNSVNENSKQNTSSTGNMVEDVKTALHGAVQNSAAKGTVTDNKGNALGSAAQTGLTNTVESAGQTKELRDVPRQTTADKVFNQIVEKAKILSLPNKTEARISLTPANLGSVDIKIVVQDAIVKGSIVVENSQVKKIVEENINSLKAILADQGVNVEEITVDINDKQTKFSQSGNANDDYREKAAYLDGFKDSEAVKSEETIVSEKAEARRAVRNSTVYVTA, translated from the coding sequence ATGAAACAGGATATGAAAGTTGATTTAAACATGTTCATGGGTGTTGCCCAGCAGGCCGGTTTATTCAGCAACAGCATGGGGAAGAGCAATGCAAACGAAAGCTTCCAGGCAGTTTTCGAAAACTCGCTGGAAAGCTCCGCAAACCACAGGTTAGAAGCCAGGGAATCGGTAAAACCCAAGACCTCTTCTGAAAACACACACAAGAGCAGAAACATTGATCCTAAAAGATCGGTCATGGAGAGAGCAAAAAGCGTAATCGAAAAATCCGAAAACAGCCCAGCAACTGAAAATAATGCTCAAACCGAAACCGTGAACCCGCAGGGAGAGGATGTAAAGACTGTGTCGGAAACATCCAATACAGAAAATACCGCCACCGAAGCGGTAAAGAGTGTTGACAAAAAAACGATCACAATGGCAGAACTTGCAGAAAAGCTCAATCTGAGCGACGAACAGCTATCAAAACTCTCAGCACTCCTGGGGATTTCCGTTCAGGAACTTGCCGAAGTTGAAATTCAGATAGATAAAAATTCGAATAATTCACTCATGGCCGTCCTTCAAAACGGCGAGACGATAGATCTCAATGAATTGATCGCCTCACAGATGGACATACAAACTGACGCAGAGTTGGTCGCAGGCGCCGACGCAACGGAAAAGCTTGCAAAGCTCCTCGATCTATCGACCGAACAGGCTGACGCGCTTGCAAGCGAACTGAAAATAGAGTCGATCCAAATCGAAAACAAATCGGCAAGCGGCAACGACACAAAAGAACGCAACAACAGTCCATTCCTTTCCGGAAAGGCGGCTGAGAGCAAGGTTACGCAGGATGAATTTAAAAACAGCGTAAATGAAAACAGCAAGCAAAATACTTCTTCTACCGGAAATATGGTCGAAGATGTCAAGACCGCTCTCCATGGAGCGGTGCAAAACTCCGCGGCAAAGGGAACAGTCACTGATAATAAAGGCAACGCGCTCGGTTCAGCCGCGCAGACAGGCTTAACAAACACCGTTGAATCCGCGGGCCAAACCAAAGAGCTTAGGGACGTTCCAAGGCAGACAACAGCCGACAAGGTATTCAACCAGATAGTTGAAAAGGCGAAGATCCTTTCTCTTCCGAACAAAACTGAAGCGAGAATATCCCTTACCCCCGCGAATCTCGGCTCTGTTGATATCAAAATAGTTGTTCAGGACGCGATAGTGAAGGGCTCGATAGTAGTTGAAAACAGCCAGGTAAAGAAGATCGTAGAGGAAAACATCAACTCGCTTAAGGCGATCCTTGCAGACCAGGGCGTGAACGTGGAAGAGATAACTGTCGATATAAATGACAAGCAGACCAAATTTTCACAGTCCGGGAACGCGAATGATGATTACAGGGAAAAAGCAGCATATCTGGATGGATTTAAAGATTCTGAAGCTGTAAAGAGCGAAGAGACTATCGTTTCCGAAAAAGCGGAAGCGCGAAGAGCGGTAAGGAATTCCACGGTGTACGTCACCGCGTAA
- the flgB gene encoding flagellar basal body rod protein FlgB: MNIFGLESRALKVAERSLDLVSKSTMAVTSNIANSETPGYTAMKVEFEKNFDRALSSGSNPDIGRGGMLLTDPKHIPLSGIEDVQGMVDSVKTGERIDGNTVNLDEEITALKELNLKYSLYSNISGMELGRLKEAIK; this comes from the coding sequence ATGAATATATTTGGACTTGAATCAAGGGCGCTTAAGGTTGCGGAGCGGTCGCTAGACCTGGTCTCGAAGTCGACCATGGCGGTAACCTCCAATATTGCCAATAGCGAAACGCCCGGATATACGGCGATGAAAGTGGAATTTGAAAAGAATTTCGACCGGGCTTTGAGTTCAGGGAGCAACCCGGATATTGGAAGGGGCGGGATGTTATTAACGGATCCAAAACATATCCCGCTTTCAGGAATTGAAGATGTTCAGGGAATGGTAGATTCGGTAAAGACGGGCGAAAGGATAGACGGAAACACGGTAAACCTCGACGAAGAGATCACCGCGCTAAAGGAGCTCAACCTGAAGTACTCGCTTTACAGCAATATTTCGGGCATGGAGCTAGGCAGGCTGAAAGAAGCCATTAAATAA
- the flgC gene encoding flagellar basal body rod protein FlgC, which produces MDLLTAMKISSSGLSAQRTRMNVVSSNLANVNTTRTPEGGPYRRKQVMMGAVPVEQNGFQKVLSSEISEPKVLGIEEDQSEFQRVYDPSHPDADDKGYVYLPNVNVMKEMVDMLSATRAYEANAAVIGSVKDMAQKAIDIGNR; this is translated from the coding sequence ATGGATCTATTAACCGCAATGAAAATAAGTTCTTCAGGTTTAAGCGCACAGCGGACGAGGATGAATGTGGTTTCAAGCAACCTCGCAAACGTGAACACCACACGGACGCCTGAAGGGGGTCCATACCGCAGGAAACAGGTGATGATGGGCGCCGTCCCGGTGGAGCAGAACGGTTTTCAAAAGGTCTTGTCGAGCGAGATAAGCGAGCCGAAGGTTCTTGGGATCGAAGAGGACCAGAGTGAATTCCAAAGGGTATACGACCCTTCGCATCCCGACGCGGATGACAAGGGCTACGTCTATCTTCCAAATGTAAATGTAATGAAAGAGATGGTGGATATGCTTTCTGCCACCAGGGCGTATGAGGCAAACGCGGCCGTTATTGGAAGCGTGAAGGATATGGCACAAAAGGCCATTGATATTGGAAACAGGTAA
- the fliF gene encoding flagellar basal-body MS-ring/collar protein FliF, protein MIDQLREALLAFIRVFNGLPIGKRIALSAVGVFMIVGILLTAYLSGGDNYTLLYSNLSQEDTLAVTEKLKERLVPFRLDNGGKVIMVSTKNIYQLRLELAGEGIPSGGGIGFELFDQSTFGMTEFIQNLNFRRALQGELQRTINSIGIVKSSRVHIVIPKDSFFEEDRKKTTASVVLELRGNRRPSDEQIQSILNLVASSVEGLDPNSITVVDHKGNLLSFPEEDNDVHRLTVKQMEYKSAIENNLESRIRTMIERISGKGKVVVRVSAKVNFRQTQQTEEIYDPNSQVARSEQRLEEKSTGASMPSGIAGVQSNLPAEAQAEAALSRPATASKVNETVNYEINKTVKTIMEPTSELEKLSVAVLVDGKYTETQNSDGAMVRTFQPLGDEERARIDSLVRSAIGFDPARQDKVTIESMQFDTSDIMGEIGTMGTMAEGDFIISMVKYAGVGILGIVIFLMVVRPIMGWVSGSTAEVEELKTFPKTLAKMEEELENLIIKEESAVPFKERVSQLVAENPEAAANLVRAWLKTRG, encoded by the coding sequence ATGATTGACCAGTTGAGAGAAGCGCTTTTGGCTTTCATCAGAGTATTCAATGGTTTGCCTATCGGCAAACGGATAGCGCTTTCGGCCGTCGGCGTATTTATGATAGTAGGCATTCTGCTGACGGCTTATCTTTCGGGGGGGGATAATTACACTCTCCTTTACAGCAATCTTTCCCAGGAAGACACGCTTGCCGTTACCGAAAAATTGAAGGAGAGACTGGTTCCATTCAGGCTTGATAATGGCGGTAAGGTCATAATGGTATCCACAAAGAATATTTACCAGCTAAGGCTGGAGCTTGCTGGCGAAGGCATCCCTTCCGGTGGCGGCATCGGGTTTGAGCTTTTCGATCAGTCCACTTTCGGAATGACGGAGTTCATACAAAACCTGAATTTCAGAAGGGCGTTGCAAGGGGAACTTCAACGCACAATAAATTCAATCGGCATTGTAAAGTCGTCAAGGGTGCATATAGTAATTCCAAAGGATTCCTTCTTTGAAGAAGACAGGAAAAAAACTACCGCTTCTGTAGTCCTTGAACTCCGCGGAAACAGAAGACCGTCGGATGAACAGATACAGAGCATACTGAATCTGGTGGCCTCTTCTGTCGAAGGTCTTGATCCGAACAGCATCACGGTGGTCGACCACAAGGGTAACCTTTTGAGCTTCCCCGAAGAGGACAACGATGTTCACCGGCTTACCGTAAAACAGATGGAGTACAAAAGCGCGATAGAGAACAACCTCGAAAGCCGAATCCGCACAATGATAGAGCGGATATCGGGCAAAGGAAAAGTTGTGGTGCGCGTAAGCGCTAAAGTGAATTTTAGGCAGACACAGCAGACCGAAGAGATATACGATCCAAACAGCCAGGTGGCGCGGAGCGAACAGAGGCTGGAAGAGAAATCGACCGGCGCGTCGATGCCGTCTGGTATTGCGGGCGTGCAGAGCAATCTTCCTGCAGAGGCGCAGGCAGAGGCGGCTTTATCAAGGCCTGCAACAGCCAGCAAGGTAAATGAAACCGTAAATTACGAGATCAACAAGACGGTGAAGACCATAATGGAGCCGACATCGGAACTCGAAAAACTCTCCGTTGCGGTTTTGGTTGACGGAAAATATACAGAGACGCAAAATAGTGATGGAGCGATGGTGCGCACTTTCCAGCCACTTGGCGACGAGGAGAGGGCGCGAATAGACAGTTTGGTACGGTCAGCTATCGGCTTTGATCCTGCAAGGCAGGACAAGGTGACGATTGAGAGCATGCAGTTTGATACATCCGATATCATGGGTGAAATAGGAACGATGGGAACTATGGCTGAAGGCGACTTTATAATTTCGATGGTTAAATATGCCGGCGTGGGCATATTGGGAATTGTCATATTCCTCATGGTTGTCCGCCCGATAATGGGGTGGGTATCCGGTTCTACCGCGGAAGTTGAAGAGCTTAAGACCTTCCCGAAGACATTGGCAAAGATGGAAGAGGAGCTTGAAAACCTCATCATCAAGGAGGAGTCGGCTGTTCCGTTCAAGGAGAGGGTTTCCCAGCTTGTTGCTGAGAATCCCGAAGCCGCGGCAAATCTTGTAAGGGCATGGCTGAAAACCAGAGGGTGA
- the fliG gene encoding flagellar motor switch protein FliG has translation MAKKQDRIAQLSGPAKVAVLMVALGDELAAKVLNGLDEKEVSQVGNQMSFMESVTPPMIEGVSKEFFESLEGGEGGVLRGGSDFLRKMLLRNMDPDKVNELLGRITASGGTEELSGGLEAVRHLEPKILAGFLKSEHPQTIAIILAHLDGSMAAETLKLLPERFQPEVILRLATLDRVGPGVLKDLDTALAVEFQTTGAAEGSQLGGVEKCAEVVNALDHNLEVTILSEIESTHPELAENIRQLMFVFEDLSSVDDRGMQTILKEVNNEDLILALKTASDSLKEKIFNNMSKRAAMMMQEDLSAMGPVKLADVEKAQQSIIRTVKGLEEEGKIVLAAGGEELV, from the coding sequence ATGGCGAAAAAACAGGACAGGATAGCGCAGCTCTCCGGCCCGGCAAAAGTGGCCGTATTGATGGTCGCTCTCGGTGACGAGCTGGCAGCGAAGGTTCTAAACGGTTTGGATGAAAAAGAGGTCAGTCAGGTCGGTAATCAGATGTCCTTCATGGAAAGCGTTACCCCTCCGATGATAGAAGGAGTTTCAAAGGAGTTTTTCGAATCTCTTGAAGGTGGGGAAGGGGGCGTTCTTCGCGGAGGCTCCGATTTCCTTCGGAAGATGCTTTTGCGGAACATGGATCCTGACAAGGTGAACGAGCTTCTCGGAAGAATTACCGCCAGCGGCGGAACGGAAGAGTTGTCGGGCGGCCTTGAAGCGGTGCGCCATCTTGAGCCGAAGATACTTGCCGGCTTTTTGAAGAGCGAACATCCGCAGACAATAGCGATAATTCTCGCCCATCTTGATGGGAGCATGGCGGCAGAAACGCTAAAACTGCTTCCTGAACGTTTCCAACCGGAGGTAATTTTACGGCTTGCCACTCTCGACAGGGTAGGGCCGGGCGTTCTAAAGGATCTTGATACTGCGCTTGCGGTGGAGTTTCAAACTACTGGTGCCGCTGAAGGGAGCCAGCTTGGCGGTGTTGAGAAGTGCGCTGAAGTAGTCAACGCTCTCGACCATAATCTTGAAGTCACCATCCTTTCGGAGATTGAATCGACGCACCCCGAGCTTGCGGAAAATATCAGACAGCTCATGTTCGTCTTCGAAGATCTTAGTTCGGTGGATGATCGGGGCATGCAGACCATTCTCAAGGAAGTTAATAACGAGGATCTTATTCTTGCTTTGAAAACTGCATCCGATTCGTTAAAGGAGAAGATATTCAACAACATGTCCAAGCGCGCAGCAATGATGATGCAGGAAGACCTTTCAGCTATGGGGCCTGTGAAACTGGCCGATGTTGAAAAGGCTCAGCAGTCGATTATAAGAACCGTAAAGGGCCTTGAAGAGGAAGGAAAGATAGTCCTCGCGGCGGGAGGAGAAGAGCTTGTCTAG
- a CDS encoding FliH/SctL family protein — MSSRNKRVSSDSTYYARVYPTPEEGIFKPFGLGRFEEVEVERLEKKVIAQREFKPEFEGRKEKEFILGGFEFEYHGGYQIDQLLKKVEDEAEAMMNEAKARVESIESEARERGYNEGFEKGRADGYKEVESLMESISNSIKLLEGEREAFFNKSEKEMVDLVALTASEVIAGEIKTGPEVIKNIIRDTVKDVHSRQQITIKMNPADLGLAKDLSGELIQSFEAIEGVSLVGDPSITAGGCVVETNIGVLDSTLENRLMSIYKDLRQKVYL, encoded by the coding sequence TTGTCTAGCAGAAACAAAAGGGTATCTTCGGATTCCACATATTACGCAAGGGTTTATCCCACTCCCGAAGAGGGTATATTCAAACCGTTCGGTCTTGGCCGTTTCGAGGAAGTCGAAGTTGAACGCCTGGAAAAGAAGGTCATTGCCCAAAGGGAGTTCAAGCCGGAGTTTGAAGGGAGAAAGGAAAAGGAGTTCATTCTCGGTGGATTCGAGTTTGAATACCACGGCGGTTATCAGATAGACCAGCTCCTTAAAAAGGTTGAAGACGAGGCAGAGGCGATGATGAATGAGGCCAAGGCGAGGGTCGAAAGCATCGAATCGGAAGCAAGGGAAAGGGGCTATAACGAAGGTTTTGAAAAAGGGAGAGCGGACGGCTACAAGGAGGTCGAGTCTCTCATGGAATCGATAAGCAACTCGATAAAACTCCTTGAAGGCGAAAGGGAGGCTTTTTTCAATAAATCGGAAAAGGAAATGGTGGATCTGGTCGCCCTCACCGCTTCGGAGGTTATCGCTGGAGAGATAAAGACCGGCCCCGAAGTCATAAAGAACATAATCCGTGATACGGTGAAAGACGTCCATTCAAGACAGCAAATCACAATAAAGATGAATCCCGCCGATCTCGGTTTGGCAAAGGACCTTTCCGGAGAGCTGATACAAAGTTTTGAGGCTATAGAAGGGGTGAGCCTTGTAGGCGATCCTTCCATAACAGCGGGCGGCTGTGTTGTGGAAACAAACATTGGAGTGCTTGATTCAACACTCGAAAACAGGCTGATGTCCATTTACAAGGACCTTCGCCAGAAAGTATATCTGTGA
- a CDS encoding FliI/YscN family ATPase translates to MSKEIDFSKFKEAVRGAKEATHVGKVTRIVGLVIEGEGPDVPLGSVCRIFPRDGSKPIEAEVVGFREDRVLMMPLSAPGGLSPNCRIEAKQSRASIKVDDSILGRVLDGLGNPIDNKGRLTCENEMPLYAEPINPLQRKRIKEPIDLGVKAVNGLLTAGRGQRIGIIAGTGVGKSVLLGQMAHFTDADVTVIGFVGERGREVREFIEKNLGEEGMKKTVIVTATSDNTPLVRLRAAYTATAIAEYFREEGKDVLLMLDSLTRFSMAQREIGLSIGEPPATKGYPPSVFALLPRLLERAGTKGDEQGSITGIYTVLVEGDDLAEPISDASRAILDGHIVLSRSLASRGHFPAVDVLGSISRVMVDVVQPEHMGAAMKLRKLVAVYKDAEELINIGAYVKGSNPEIDNAINKMGKINLFLQQGMHEKSTLQESITGLMGIV, encoded by the coding sequence GTGAGCAAGGAAATAGATTTTTCAAAATTCAAAGAGGCTGTTCGCGGCGCAAAAGAAGCCACGCATGTCGGCAAAGTTACAAGAATAGTAGGTCTTGTTATAGAAGGTGAAGGCCCGGATGTACCCCTGGGGTCGGTTTGCAGGATATTTCCGCGTGACGGTAGCAAACCGATCGAGGCGGAAGTTGTAGGTTTCCGTGAGGACAGGGTTTTGATGATGCCTCTTTCGGCACCGGGCGGGCTAAGTCCAAATTGCAGAATTGAGGCAAAGCAGTCCAGGGCCTCGATAAAAGTTGACGATTCAATTCTTGGAAGAGTTCTTGACGGGCTTGGAAATCCTATCGACAACAAGGGGCGCCTCACATGCGAGAATGAAATGCCTCTCTATGCAGAGCCTATAAATCCGCTGCAAAGAAAAAGAATTAAAGAGCCTATTGATCTTGGAGTTAAGGCCGTCAACGGGCTTTTAACGGCAGGCCGCGGACAGAGGATCGGTATTATCGCCGGCACAGGCGTAGGCAAGTCGGTACTTCTGGGGCAGATGGCGCATTTTACCGACGCGGATGTAACCGTGATAGGTTTCGTCGGAGAGCGTGGAAGAGAAGTAAGGGAATTCATTGAGAAAAATCTCGGTGAAGAGGGGATGAAGAAGACTGTAATAGTTACAGCAACGTCTGACAATACGCCGCTCGTAAGACTTCGCGCGGCGTACACTGCCACTGCGATAGCGGAATATTTTCGCGAAGAGGGGAAGGATGTCCTTCTCATGCTTGATTCACTTACGCGATTTTCAATGGCGCAAAGGGAGATAGGGCTTTCGATCGGCGAGCCCCCTGCAACAAAGGGTTATCCGCCGTCTGTGTTCGCTTTGTTGCCGAGACTTCTCGAACGAGCGGGCACAAAAGGTGATGAACAAGGTAGCATCACCGGGATCTACACGGTTCTAGTGGAGGGAGATGACCTTGCGGAGCCGATAAGCGACGCCTCTCGCGCCATTCTGGACGGGCACATTGTTTTATCAAGAAGCCTTGCTTCTCGCGGGCATTTCCCGGCGGTGGACGTTCTCGGTTCCATCAGCAGGGTCATGGTTGACGTCGTTCAGCCGGAGCATATGGGAGCGGCCATGAAACTTAGAAAACTTGTCGCGGTTTACAAGGACGCGGAGGAACTTATTAATATCGGAGCCTATGTTAAAGGTTCCAATCCTGAAATAGACAACGCCATAAACAAAATGGGAAAGATAAACTTGTTTTTACAGCAGGGGATGCACGAAAAATCTACTTTACAGGAATCGATCACCGGCCTGATGGGGATAGTGTAA